The following are encoded in a window of Pan troglodytes isolate AG18354 chromosome 4, NHGRI_mPanTro3-v2.0_pri, whole genome shotgun sequence genomic DNA:
- the TRIM52 gene encoding E3 ubiquitin-protein ligase TRIM52 isoform X3, translated as MAGYATTPSPVQTLQEEAVCAICLDYFKDPVSISCGHNFCRGCVTQLWGKEDEEEDEWEEEEEDEEAVGAVDGWDGSIREVSYRGNADEELFQDQDDDELWLGDSGRTNWDNVDYMWDEEEEEEEDQDCYLGGLRPDLRIDVYREEEETLEAYDEDEDEELYPDIHPPPSLPLPGQFTCPQCRKSFTRRSFRPNLQLANMVQIIRQMCPTPYRENRSNDQGTCFKHQEALKLFCEVDKEAICVVCRESRSHKQHSVLPLEEVVQEYQNKAFKTVDVLFS; from the exons ATGGCTGGTTATGCCACTACTCCCAGCCCCGTGCAGACCCTTCAGGAGGAAGCGGTGTGTGCCATCTGCTTGGATTACTTCAAGGACCCCGTGTCCATCAGCTGCGGGCACAACTTCTGCCGAGGGTGTGTGACCCAGCTGTGGGGTAAGGAGGACGAGGAGGAAGAtgaatgggaggaggaggaggaggacgaggaggcgGTGGGGGCCGTGGATGGATGGGACGGCTCCATTCGAGAGGTGTCGTATCGGGGGAATGCTGACGAAGAGTTGTTCCAAGACCAAGATGACGATGAACTCTGGCTCGGTGACAGTGGTAGAACTAATTGGGACAACGTAGACTATATGTGGGacgaggaggaagaagaagaggaagatcaGGACTGTTACCTAGGAGGCTTGAGACCTGACCTGAGGATTGATGTCTAccgagaagaagaagaaacactgGAAGCATACGATGAGGACGAAGATGAAGAGCTGTATCCTGACATCCACCCGCCTCCTTCCTTGCCCCTTCCAGGGCAGTTCACCTGCCCCCAGTGCCGAAAGAGCTTTACACGTCGCAGCTTTCGTCCCAACTtgcagctggccaacatggtccaGATAATTCGCCAGATGTGCCCCACTCCTTATCGGGAAAACCGGAGTAATGATCAGGGCACGTGCTTTAAACACCAGGAAGCCCTGAAACTCTTCTGTGAGGTGGACAAAGAGGCCATCTGTGTGGTGTGCCGAGAATCCAGGAGCCACAAACAGCACAGCGTGCTGCCTTTGGAGGAGGTGGTTCAGGAGTACCAG AATAAGGCTTTCAAAACTGTGGATGTGCTGTTTTCGTGA
- the TRIM52 gene encoding E3 ubiquitin-protein ligase TRIM52 isoform X2 yields MAGYATTPSPVQTLQEEAVCAICLDYFKDPVSISCGHNFCRGCVTQLWGKEDEEEDEWEEEEEDEEAVGAVDGWDGSIREVSYRGNADEELFQDQDDDELWLGDSGRTNWDNVDYMWDEEEEEEEDQDCYLGGLRPDLRIDVYREEEETLEAYDEDEDEELYPDIHPPPSLPLPGQFTCPQCRKSFTRRSFRPNLQLANMVQIIRQMCPTPYRENRSNDQGTCFKHQEALKLFCEVDKEAICVVCRESRSHKQHSVLPLEEVVQEYQKIGSTSSVELSESVGQ; encoded by the exons ATGGCTGGTTATGCCACTACTCCCAGCCCCGTGCAGACCCTTCAGGAGGAAGCGGTGTGTGCCATCTGCTTGGATTACTTCAAGGACCCCGTGTCCATCAGCTGCGGGCACAACTTCTGCCGAGGGTGTGTGACCCAGCTGTGGGGTAAGGAGGACGAGGAGGAAGAtgaatgggaggaggaggaggaggacgaggaggcgGTGGGGGCCGTGGATGGATGGGACGGCTCCATTCGAGAGGTGTCGTATCGGGGGAATGCTGACGAAGAGTTGTTCCAAGACCAAGATGACGATGAACTCTGGCTCGGTGACAGTGGTAGAACTAATTGGGACAACGTAGACTATATGTGGGacgaggaggaagaagaagaggaagatcaGGACTGTTACCTAGGAGGCTTGAGACCTGACCTGAGGATTGATGTCTAccgagaagaagaagaaacactgGAAGCATACGATGAGGACGAAGATGAAGAGCTGTATCCTGACATCCACCCGCCTCCTTCCTTGCCCCTTCCAGGGCAGTTCACCTGCCCCCAGTGCCGAAAGAGCTTTACACGTCGCAGCTTTCGTCCCAACTtgcagctggccaacatggtccaGATAATTCGCCAGATGTGCCCCACTCCTTATCGGGAAAACCGGAGTAATGATCAGGGCACGTGCTTTAAACACCAGGAAGCCCTGAAACTCTTCTGTGAGGTGGACAAAGAGGCCATCTGTGTGGTGTGCCGAGAATCCAGGAGCCACAAACAGCACAGCGTGCTGCCTTTGGAGGAGGTGGTTCAGGAGTACCAG AAGATAGGGTCAACTTCTTCAGTTGAGTTATCTGAAAGTGTTGGGCAGTGA
- the TRIM52 gene encoding E3 ubiquitin-protein ligase TRIM52: protein MAGYATTPSPVQTLQEEAVCAICLDYFKDPVSISCGHNFCRGCVTQLWGKEDEEEDEWEEEEEDEEAVGAVDGWDGSIREVSYRGNADEELFQDQDDDELWLGDSGRTNWDNVDYMWDEEEEEEEDQDCYLGGLRPDLRIDVYREEEETLEAYDEDEDEELYPDIHPPPSLPLPGQFTCPQCRKSFTRRSFRPNLQLANMVQIIRQMCPTPYRENRSNDQGTCFKHQEALKLFCEVDKEAICVVCRESRSHKQHSVLPLEEVVQEYQEIKLETTLVGILQIEQESIHSKAYNQ, encoded by the exons ATGGCTGGTTATGCCACTACTCCCAGCCCCGTGCAGACCCTTCAGGAGGAAGCGGTGTGTGCCATCTGCTTGGATTACTTCAAGGACCCCGTGTCCATCAGCTGCGGGCACAACTTCTGCCGAGGGTGTGTGACCCAGCTGTGGGGTAAGGAGGACGAGGAGGAAGAtgaatgggaggaggaggaggaggacgaggaggcgGTGGGGGCCGTGGATGGATGGGACGGCTCCATTCGAGAGGTGTCGTATCGGGGGAATGCTGACGAAGAGTTGTTCCAAGACCAAGATGACGATGAACTCTGGCTCGGTGACAGTGGTAGAACTAATTGGGACAACGTAGACTATATGTGGGacgaggaggaagaagaagaggaagatcaGGACTGTTACCTAGGAGGCTTGAGACCTGACCTGAGGATTGATGTCTAccgagaagaagaagaaacactgGAAGCATACGATGAGGACGAAGATGAAGAGCTGTATCCTGACATCCACCCGCCTCCTTCCTTGCCCCTTCCAGGGCAGTTCACCTGCCCCCAGTGCCGAAAGAGCTTTACACGTCGCAGCTTTCGTCCCAACTtgcagctggccaacatggtccaGATAATTCGCCAGATGTGCCCCACTCCTTATCGGGAAAACCGGAGTAATGATCAGGGCACGTGCTTTAAACACCAGGAAGCCCTGAAACTCTTCTGTGAGGTGGACAAAGAGGCCATCTGTGTGGTGTGCCGAGAATCCAGGAGCCACAAACAGCACAGCGTGCTGCCTTTGGAGGAGGTGGTTCAGGAGTACCAG GAAATAAAGTTGGAAACAACTCTGGTGGGAATACTTCAGATAGAGCAAGAAAGCATTCACAGCAAGGCCTATAATCAGTAA